CGACGCTTTGATTAAATTCTCCTCCTATAAACCTTCATTTGTGAATTATAGCATTAGTTTTAATACTTTTCTGTGTAGTCGTAATTATATTCAAGTAAATGTGGAGTCGGACTTTTCCCTTCTGGAGCGTAACGAGAATGAACCTGTCTATATTTTTCTGAAATCAAATGCAAATTCTTCCTTGCTCGGGATGCTAAAACATAAAGCAATTTTTTTGAGTTTTCATATCCGTTATTATCGTTGAAATGAGGAATATAATCATTAAGCAAGGCAAAACCTATAACAGTGTCATATTCTTCTCCTTTCACACCGTGAATAGTTGAAACTGTTATTCCATCTTTTTGCCTAAAGACTTTTCTAAAGTTCTCTATCTCTCCAATGAAAGGATTACCTTCGTCTATCAATTTTTGTATTCTGCTTTCAGAACTCGCAAAAAAAGAAGTTTGATGCTCTTCTAATAAAGGGAAATGGTTAATATTGATTTTTAACCTTTTGCAAATCTGTTCAAAAAATAAGCATAAATATGTTAGGCCATCATTCTCGTTCACTTTAATAGCGTTGCATATATTTAAGAACTCTTTATTTGAGATATTAGATACATCTACACCTGCTGCTTCGAGTTCGTGCAGAACTTCTTTGCTCCAACGTAAACGTCGAACATACATATAGGGAGATGGTTCAGTTAAAATTATCCTTGATACTTTAAACCAGAAATTATCAATGTCTCTTGAGAAAGGGGCCATACCCGGACCGTCGAAACTAAAATCAGGTAGTCTAATCATTAATTTTCTGGTAATACTTGCAATGTGTACCCATTGTGGCGCTGCTATACAAATCTGATTTGGATTTATTCCCGCTTCATGTACGTTGAATAAAATTAGTTTTGCTATTTCATCAATCAAATTATCCAATGAAATGGTTGAGTTATAGGTAATCATACTTTTATAGTTCTTATTATCTCCAAAAGCAATGATTGGTGTTGTAAACGTTTTGAAATAGTCAAAATATTTAATGATAGCTTCTGATGACCTATAATTTTTATCTAAACTCAACTGTACCAAATCAAATCCGAATAATTTCTCTAAATCATTTTTAGGCATTGGAAAACCTCCTAACGAATGATAAATTGACTGATTGGGATCACCAACAATTAAGGTTTTTGAGCACCCCCTATTTGCAGAAAGAATTTTTGAAATGATTTGGTACTGTATATCTTTTGTGTCTTGATATTCGTCAATTAAGATAAATGGGAACAGTTTGCAAAGTATTTTGCTAATAATTGGTTTTGTTTTCAATAACTCATAAGCATAGAAGAGTATCTGCTCAAAGTCCAGTTGATTATTGTCTTTTAATAACCCGAAGTATTCCTTTAAAATAGCTTTTATATGCTCATTCTGATTACAGCTTTTTGAAGTAAACTTATAGGTTCCATTTGTAGTAGCATAATATTGAAAATCATAAAAGGTAACTTTGGGGTTTGAATATTTTTTGCATATGGTGGTTAGTAGTTTTTCGCTATCAAAAGAATTGCAAATTTTAAAACCGTTTTTCAATCTATCAGAATAGAGATGGTAAGGTTTTAATATCCACTCCATACAGAATCCGTGAATAGTTCCAATCCATAGTTGAGTCGTATCTACTCCTAATAATTCAACCCGCTCTTTGATTTCGTCGGCAGCATTGTTTGTGTAGGTAATGGCAATAACAAATTCTTTATTGGAATTTAGCCTCCCCAATTCGTATGCAATCTTGTATGTCAGGGTTCTGGTTTTGCCACTACCCGGACATGCAATTAATAACACACTATTATCTTCTAAGATCGCTGCTTCCTGCTCTTCATTTAGACTGCCTTTTTCCCAAATAAACATTTTCTACTTCAGTTTATCTATTAAAGTTAAGATTTG
This portion of the Alistipes sp. ZOR0009 genome encodes:
- a CDS encoding UvrD-helicase domain-containing protein — its product is MFIWEKGSLNEEQEAAILEDNSVLLIACPGSGKTRTLTYKIAYELGRLNSNKEFVIAITYTNNAADEIKERVELLGVDTTQLWIGTIHGFCMEWILKPYHLYSDRLKNGFKICNSFDSEKLLTTICKKYSNPKVTFYDFQYYATTNGTYKFTSKSCNQNEHIKAILKEYFGLLKDNNQLDFEQILFYAYELLKTKPIISKILCKLFPFILIDEYQDTKDIQYQIISKILSANRGCSKTLIVGDPNQSIYHSLGGFPMPKNDLEKLFGFDLVQLSLDKNYRSSEAIIKYFDYFKTFTTPIIAFGDNKNYKSMITYNSTISLDNLIDEIAKLILFNVHEAGINPNQICIAAPQWVHIASITRKLMIRLPDFSFDGPGMAPFSRDIDNFWFKVSRIILTEPSPYMYVRRLRWSKEVLHELEAAGVDVSNISNKEFLNICNAIKVNENDGLTYLCLFFEQICKRLKININHFPLLEEHQTSFFASSESRIQKLIDEGNPFIGEIENFRKVFRQKDGITVSTIHGVKGEEYDTVIGFALLNDYIPHFNDNNGYENSKKLLYVLASRARKNLHLISEKYRQVHSRYAPEGKSPTPHLLEYNYDYTEKY